The Moorena producens PAL-8-15-08-1 genomic interval TGCCATCGAGTTGTTCAATCCGGAAACTGCCACCACTCCAATAGTGGGCATCACCGGCGACGGTATTTTGCGATCGCAAAACCAGATCTCCACCGGAAAAAAGACCACTGTCTGGATGGTTCAAGGCAAATATATCCACCCCTTGATTGCCCTGAATCAATAACTTACCGCCAGCAGCGGCAATAAATGGTTGCCCGATACTATCGCGTATTTGAACTGTATCTTCTCCATTGAGTGTCAAATCTCCCCCAGCAATTAGTTGACCTTGTAAGTCAAGCTGACCAGCCGCTAGGGTGAGGTCTTGCCCCACTACTAAATAACCAGCGTTAGTAATTTTGGGTTTGGGTTGATTCAAGCCATACTGCAATCCCGGAGTAATAGTAATACTCAATAAAGGGGGGGCTTGTGGATTGGTGGCACTGAATTCTGTACCGTTGTTGAAGACTAAACTATTGGCTGTACTGGCGAAAAAGGAACCTGCGATATCCAACCTGGCATTCTGGCCAAACACGATGCCATTGGGATTGAGTAAAAACAGATTCGCTCCACCATCGACACCAAGAGTTCCTAGAATGTTTGAAATATTACCCCCAGTTACCCGAGACAGAATGTTATCGATTCCAGCTGGATTGGCAAAGTAAACCCGCTGTAGCTGACCAACATTAAAATCTTGAAAGCTATGGAACAGGTTACTACCTCGGGCTGCTCCCCCTTCAATCAAGTCCCCGGGCTCTCCCCTAATCGTTAGATTTGGTGTTACCACTGACGATTCATTACCCAAGGTTTGGTCAGGGGTAATCTGGGCTAGGGCATAGTTACCAGAAAAAGCCATCACCACCCATCCGATTAGGGTTAGGGCTTTTTCAGTTAAGCGCAATATCCCTAGCCCTCTGGTTGAGGGCTTACTTTGCCGATTAGTCATCTTTTGCTACTGCACAACTAGCTAGTTGTCTGGAGGTACCTATAAGGAGTCAAGTTCCTTGACTCTCTAGATTATTTCTCAGGGAAAGCCAGGGAGTTTACGGAATTTTTAGGTTATCCTTAACAAAAATTTACGGAAATGGTGCGGATTGATACTTTTTTTACGGTTATTGCGATCGCGGAATATAGCGCTACGCGCAATGGCATTGGCAAGAGGCAAAAGGCAACAGTTTACTACAACAGCTTTTGCTGCTTGTATCAATGTCAAACACCTTAATGGGTAGTGCTATATTGCGATCGCGCAATACCCTGTAATCTCAAGTTACCTTGAGCCATAGCATTTGCACATATGGCTGACTCACAATCGAGAGGTGTTTGCTGCTTATAAAGCCAGTTTAGGCTTCATTTTGGGTTGATTTTTGGGCGTTGCTGATTATAGGTATGGTTTTGCCCCCCTAACCCCCCAATTCTGGGGGGAATAAGACGTTCAAAATCCCCCAGCGAGGGATTGCTCGCTGGGGGATTTAGGGGGCTTTAATAAAACCAAATGATCGCGCATTCATTCCTTAATTCAGCAACGCCGATTTTTGTTTAAGTCCCACTAAACAGTTCACCAAACAGTTCACTGGACGTTCACCGAACAAGTTCTTGCCAGGCGGAACGGGAAGCGTTAGAGGTATTGATTGATGCGATCGCTAATCCAGAATTTGATTGAGTACCTGCTCCCTATGAGGTTTGATATGAGGTTTATCAGGTTTGATATCCAGGGCAAACGCATCTTATTTTTGAAAAGCAGGCGGGGTGAGGATTTTAGCGATCGAGTCCTGTTTGGAATCAATTGATGAAATCCTTACTGGATCAGGGTTTTGCAATTTAGATGCGTTTGCCCTGGTTGGATATGAGGTTTATGAGGTTTGATATGAGGTTTATGAGGTTTGATATGAGGTTTGATATGAGGTTTATGAGGTTTGATATGAGGTTTATGAGGTTTGATATGAGGTTTATGAGGTTTGATATGAGGTTTTATATGAGGTTTTATATGAGGTTTTATATGAGGTTTATAAGTTGACAAACACTTTTAAGTATAGTTAATCTTTATATTAAAGGAAGTAAACTTTCCTTTATTGAATACAATTACGAGTTTTGAAACAGATGAAAAAAACTCATGCCATTGCATCTCTACTACGTACTAAAGAATTAGTTGCTGTGGGAACAGGTCTTGCGTTGCATAACAAATGAACTATGTAGCATCAGAGCAAGCTTAAACCCATGAGGGGGCATAAGATTTAGTACTAATGTTGCTGCATAAGTGACATGCTCCTTTCTAGCAAAGCAATGGATTGTCGAACGGACGTTTGGTTGGCTCAACAGATTTCGGCTATGAAGTAAAGATTATGAGTTGTACACGACCAAAGCGCGAAGCGATAATTGATGATTTATGGCTCGCTTATTCGTTTAATGACTCACCGATTAGCTTCTTAAGCTTTTATTTACAAATCAGCTCTGAAACCCAAATCTTGTGAACTTTCCAGATTTATCAAGCAAGCCCCAAGTATATACGCAATTAATTAATAATTGTTGTGAGTAAGCTGGGGTAGAGTGTTTAAGGTTTTACTGCATAATGGAGAAAAAAAATGGCAAATGATCAATATGAATATGTTATTCATCCAGCTATTGGAGTTGCTCGAGTGGGCAATCATCCCACAAAGTTCTTTTTAGCTCCCGAGAAAATTGGTGGCTTGCCTATTGAATATGATGATACACTTCAGGAATTTGTACCTGTTACCAACTTTAAAGAGCAAGACTCTTCTTCGGGTCAAGAGCTTATAAAACGGCAAGGACAAAAGTTTCGCATCTATAAATATGATAAAAAAAGGCCAAATGATAAACCAGAAGAAGTGCAGCTAGGTGGCAATATATTGTCCATCACATGGACTGTACATTTAGCCAACAAAAAAGCTGCTTGGTATGAATTCTCCGAACTGAAAGGCAACCTGTTGCTAGGAGAAGAAAATAGCTATAAAAAACAGGGTGTTCCTTTCCGAAACCAACAGGTAGTAGATCGGAAAAAATTAATTATTGACCCTGGTCCAATCACGATTTCAGGTGAAAATCAGTGTAAGCCAATCCAGCCGCCTGCAACGGCGGGTGACGACTCCACGAACTGGCCGGAGCCATGCGATTTCCCACGGCAAGATAATCATGAAGGCGAGCCCCAGGGTCAGGTGTTTGACAAACTTGGCGATCTGAAGACAGATGACAAAGGAAATCTGATTGTTCTGGGAGGACATGGGCATTGTTGGGGACTGACAGACTTAGCTGGTTATGGGGGTGGAGATTACTGGTTCGATGATATATCGGATGGCTCTGTTACCTGCGAAATTGAAATAAATGATGGACCAAATCCACCAACACTAAAAGCTTGGGTAATAGTTGGTCCACCTGATTTTGCACCAGAGATTGTCAACATCTCCTCGTGGGACGACACAGCCTTTGACGTGGCAGTACGTAAATTAGATCTAGTTCCAAAATTGTATAAGGACAATCAGTTTGATTCCAATTTCGTCCCAGATTATAATCGTGACATTTTGCCAATTATCAATCGCATCTCTCGTTATCATTGGGTGGCAAATGTACAGTCGATGACAGCCTTATCATCAAATATTTTTGACTTTTCCAAACCATGGGAAGAGCAAAACCAAGAGCTTAGCCAAGAATATTTTAAGTATTTTCGTAAACCAGAGCCTCCTAATCTAGATTATCAAGAGTCATCTAAGCCCCGTCAAGTAAGTTTGTTTAGCAATCAATTACCAGATGAAAGCGGAGAAACCACTGGTATTCCTTTGATGCCACTTAATTCTAGTAGTAACTCAATCAAAAATATTAACATCGAGAAATTTTTGGCACTGACTGAAACCCAGTATTTTCTACTGGAACAATGGTTTAATAACTTTGATATAAATCATAGTAAGCCTACTATTCCTAAAGATTATAATTACCCCTTAAGCACTCAAGATCGTGCTAGCATTGGTAATGTTGTCGGACTTCCTCAGGCTCCAGGTATCGAAGTGACTTGGACGACACAAAATGAAGCGATATACGAGCTCTTTAATATAGGTTCTGGAGAAGAACAATTTTCCCAACTGCAGATTAAACACCATAAATTTGAGCCCTCAAAAGGACTCACTCCTGAACGCGATGAGTGTGAAAAGGATCACGATGGAGAGTACAAAGGCTGTGAACCAGGTGATCTAACCAAGCGCATGGCAATTCCCTGGCAAGCTGATTTCTACAACTGCTCAATTCAGTTAATCAACTACACAGATCCTAACGTTAACAAAGTTCTGGATGATGATGCAAATTTAGTGCCAAAACGACCAACGTACTATGCCTACTGGTGGCCACCTCAAGCTCCTTGGAATGTCATTAACGGTTTGAATGTAATGGGATCTCAACATGCGGTACAGATACAGAAAAACTCTCACGATGCTGAAATGGCAGGCTTGCAGATGAACTTTGCACGAGGAATCAACAGCTACTCACAAATGGTTAACCAAGGGTGGGCTAGTTTAGGATTCATCCGCAACACAAACGTTGATTCAGACGGAAAACTTGTAGAACATGCAGAGAAGTTCCCCTACTTTGTGGAAACAGAACGGAATTACCACGACTTCTTGTATACAGAAGTTTCTTACCAAGAAATTACCAAAAATGAGGAGGATCAAGATGGGGTATTTGTTATCACTAGTTTGAAGAAAACACAAGATATTAAAAAAAAGATAATATCTCGCATACAAGCAGAACAGAAAGCGATCGCGGACGCCAAAAGCAAGGGACTGAAAAGCTTTAAAATGGCTGGTCAAACCAAAGAAACACCCATTAGCGAAGAATATGAAGCATCCCTACAACAAGCTCTGGAAAAGATAGAAAGTTTCCGGGAAATTAAAGTGAGGCGTCAACCACGCGAAGTTCCTCGTTCTGGAAGAAGAATTCGCTTTTAATTAATTTCCCTTGCCTCCTGCTATCTCTTCTCATTAAAACTTACGCATTTGCCCCCTAAATCCCCCAATTCTGGGGGACTTTGACATCATTACCCCCCAGAATTGGGGGGCTAGGGGGGCGAAATAAACTTCACCGCGTAAGTCCTGCTCATATAAGATGATGCAGGAGAGTCTACTGGGTGCATCTCAATGCATGCTGTTTGACCTGGTGGTGCGTTACGGGCAGCAACCTAACCCGGGCGTTAAGGCTAAAAATTAGGGCGAGCGCCCCTAACGCACCCTACAGAACATTTTCAAATATGAGATGCACCCAGTCTACTTTTGCCGAATCGCCACTTTTTGGGTGATTCGCTTCCAGATTAGAAATTGAAAATTAAAGAGGATAAAATGTCACAAACTCCCAGTGTTGACGTTGCCATTATTGGTGGTGGACCCGCCGGAACCGCTTTAGCTCTAACAATTTGTCTCTATTCAAAACTCACTGTTGCTGTAATTGAACAAACAGCCTATGATAATCTTCGTACAGGAGAACACGTATCGGCTAGCTTGCTCCCCTTACTAGATTACCTGCAAGTGAAAGAACCTTTTCTCGCAGACAATCACACCCCCGTTTACAACGTTGCTGCCGTCTGGGGACATTCTGAACTCCACACTCGCCCCTCGATCATCAATCAAATGGGGGAAGGTTATCTCCTTGATCGCAGAGAATTTGATGTCATGTTAGCAGAACAACTGGTTCATAAAGGCGGTCAACTTTACCTGGAAACAAAATGTGCTGAAGGAGAGCAATTAGAAGGAGGAGGATGGAGACTATTCCTCAAGGATAATTCTGGGGAATATTCCCAGCTAGAAACCCGTTATTTGGTGGATGCCACAGGTAGACAAGCCAGAATTTCCAAGCGACTAGGGGCAAAATCTCTCCCCTGCGATTCCCTGGTGGGAATCAGTGCCGTGCTTGATTTTGAAGACGATCGCTCAAAAACAGAAGAAGTTCTGATTGAGTCAATTCCTGAAGGATGGTGGTACTCCGCGTGGCTGCCAAATGGGACCTTAATCGTGGTCTTGATGACAGATATCGATATTATGCGACAGGGCAAACTCCAGAAGGAAAAGCAGTGGGTTGAACTGTTATCCAAAGCTATCCATACCAAACAACGGGTTCGGGGAGGACAATTAGTTTATCCCCTTGCCGTAAAACCCGCTCAATCTCACGTTCTCGATCGCGCCGTGGGAGAAGACTGGATGGCGATCGGAGATGCTGCCATTGCTTTCGATCCCCTTTCCTCTATGGGTGTAGGACACGCAATAACTTGTGGATGCGATGCTGCTGTTGCCCTAGTCGAATATCTGATTAATAACGATGATAGACTACTCAAACAGTACCAGAACCGACTAAAACATAATTTTGATAATTATTTGAGTATTAGA includes:
- the lodB gene encoding lysine-epsilon-oxidase maturase LodB; the protein is MSQTPSVDVAIIGGGPAGTALALTICLYSKLTVAVIEQTAYDNLRTGEHVSASLLPLLDYLQVKEPFLADNHTPVYNVAAVWGHSELHTRPSIINQMGEGYLLDRREFDVMLAEQLVHKGGQLYLETKCAEGEQLEGGGWRLFLKDNSGEYSQLETRYLVDATGRQARISKRLGAKSLPCDSLVGISAVLDFEDDRSKTEEVLIESIPEGWWYSAWLPNGTLIVVLMTDIDIMRQGKLQKEKQWVELLSKAIHTKQRVRGGQLVYPLAVKPAQSHVLDRAVGEDWMAIGDAAIAFDPLSSMGVGHAITCGCDAAVALVEYLINNDDRLLKQYQNRLKHNFDNYLSIRHRYYALEQRWLDFPFWKRRTQLFPIPLVTK
- the lodA gene encoding CTQ-dependent lysine 6-oxidase LodA, with translation MANDQYEYVIHPAIGVARVGNHPTKFFLAPEKIGGLPIEYDDTLQEFVPVTNFKEQDSSSGQELIKRQGQKFRIYKYDKKRPNDKPEEVQLGGNILSITWTVHLANKKAAWYEFSELKGNLLLGEENSYKKQGVPFRNQQVVDRKKLIIDPGPITISGENQCKPIQPPATAGDDSTNWPEPCDFPRQDNHEGEPQGQVFDKLGDLKTDDKGNLIVLGGHGHCWGLTDLAGYGGGDYWFDDISDGSVTCEIEINDGPNPPTLKAWVIVGPPDFAPEIVNISSWDDTAFDVAVRKLDLVPKLYKDNQFDSNFVPDYNRDILPIINRISRYHWVANVQSMTALSSNIFDFSKPWEEQNQELSQEYFKYFRKPEPPNLDYQESSKPRQVSLFSNQLPDESGETTGIPLMPLNSSSNSIKNINIEKFLALTETQYFLLEQWFNNFDINHSKPTIPKDYNYPLSTQDRASIGNVVGLPQAPGIEVTWTTQNEAIYELFNIGSGEEQFSQLQIKHHKFEPSKGLTPERDECEKDHDGEYKGCEPGDLTKRMAIPWQADFYNCSIQLINYTDPNVNKVLDDDANLVPKRPTYYAYWWPPQAPWNVINGLNVMGSQHAVQIQKNSHDAEMAGLQMNFARGINSYSQMVNQGWASLGFIRNTNVDSDGKLVEHAEKFPYFVETERNYHDFLYTEVSYQEITKNEEDQDGVFVITSLKKTQDIKKKIISRIQAEQKAIADAKSKGLKSFKMAGQTKETPISEEYEASLQQALEKIESFREIKVRRQPREVPRSGRRIRF